One Pyrus communis chromosome 4, drPyrComm1.1, whole genome shotgun sequence genomic region harbors:
- the LOC137730768 gene encoding protein NRT1/ PTR FAMILY 8.3-like, with protein MGSLQEEERSLLEDGLIQKEGDGRYTGDGSVDIKGNPVLKQNTGNWRACPFILGTECCERLAYYGIATNLVTYLTHKLHEGNVSAARNVTTWSGTCYLTPLIGAVLADAYWGRYWTIAVFSIIYFIGMGTLTLSAAVPALKPPQCVDSVCPSASPAQYGVFFFGLYLIALGTGGIKPCVSSFGADQFDDTDKMERVKKGSFFNWFYFSINIGALISSSLIVWVQDNAGWGLGFGIPTLFMGIAIFSFFSGTPLYRFQKPGGSPVTRMCQVLVATFRKWNLDVPKDSSLLYETQDKVSAIKGSRKLEHSDELTCLDKAAVISETETTTGDFSNPWRVCTVTQVEELKILIRMFPIWATGIVFSAVYAQMSTMFVEQGTMMDTSIGAFTIPPASLSTFDVISVIFWVPVYDRFIVPIARRFTGKERGFSELQRMGIGLFLSVLCMSAAAVVEINRLNVAKELDLVDKEVAVPMTILWQIPQYFLLGAAEIFTFIGQLEFFYDQSPDAMRSLCSALSLLTTSLGNYLSSLILTIVTYFSTKDGKAGWIPDNLNGGHLDYFFWLLAGLSLLNMLVYVVCAKRYKKKKAS; from the exons atgggttcTCTTCAGGAGGAGGAGCGATCGCTTTTGGAAGATGGACTTATTCag AAAGAAGGTGACGGGCGGTACACTGGAGATGGCTCAGTTGACATTAAGGGGAATCCTGTTCTGAAACAAAATACTGGGAATTGGAGAGCTTGCCCCTTCATTCTAG GTACCGAATGTTGCGAACGTTTGGCCTACTATGGGATTGCCACTAACCTGGTTACTTATCTTACACACAAATTGCACGAAGGAAACGTGTCTGCGGCAAGGAATGTTACTACTTGGTCAGGCACTTGCTATCTTACACCTCTGATCGGGGCTGTCTTAGCAGATGCTTATTGGGGGAGATATTGGACAATTGCTGTTTTCTCCATCATTTACTTCATT GGGATGGGTACTTTGACGCTCTCTGCAGCAGTTCCTGCATTGAAGCCTCCACAATGTGTGGATTCGGTTTGTCCTTCCGCTTCTCCAGCACAGTATGGAGTGTTCTTCTTTGGACTCTATCTGATTGCTCTGGGGACTGGTGGCATCAAGCCATGTGTTTCGTCCTTCGGGGCGGACCAGTTTGATGATACAGATAAAATGGAAAGAGTAAAGAAGGGATCCTTCTTCAACTGGTTTTACTTTTCTATCAACATCGGTGCTCTAATATCGAGTTCTCTAATAGTCTGGGTTCAAGACAATGCTGGGTGGGGTTTAGGATTTGGTATACCTACATTGTTTATGGGCATTGctatttttagtttcttttcaGGCACACCCCTATATAGATTTCAGAAACCAGGGGGAAGCCCTGTTACAAGAATGTGCCAGGTTTTGGTTGCAACATTTCGTAAGTGGAATTTGGACGTCCCTAAAGACAGTAGTCTCCTTTATGAAACACAAGATAAAGTCTCTGCCATCAAAGGAAGTCGTAAGCTGGAGCACAGTGATGAACTGAC ATGTCTTGATAAAGCTGCTGTGATATCAGAAACTGAGACCACAACTGGGGACTTCTCCAATCCATGGAGGGTTTGTACGGTAACACAGGTGGAGgagttgaaaattttaatcCGCATGTTTCCAATCTGGGCTACTGGAATTGTCTTTTCTGCTGTTTATGCTCAAATGTCGACTATGTTTGTGGAGCAAGGGACGATGATGGACACATCTATTGGTGCTTTCACCATTCCCCCAGCCTCCCTCTCAACATTTGACGTCATTAGTGTTATTTTCTGGGTCCCCGTGTATGACAGGTTTATTGTCCCAATTGCTAGGAGATTTACTGGTAAAGAAAGGGGCTTCTCAGAGCTGCAACGGATGGGTATTGGTCTCTTTCTTTCAGTGCTATGCATGTCGGCTGCTGCTGTGGTAGAGATTAACCGGTTGAATGTTGCAAAGGAGCTTgatttggttgacaaagaggtaGCTGTACCGATGACTATCCTTTGGCAAATACCACAGTATTTCTTGTTGGGTGCTGCGGAGATATTCACATTCATTGGGCAGCTTGAGTTCTTCTACGACCAATCTCCAGATGCTATGCGGAGTCTATGCAGTGCATTGTCGCTTCTGACGACTTCGTTGGGGAACTATCTGAGCTCCTTGATTCTAACAATTGTAACGTACTTCTCAACAAAGGATGGGAAGGCTGGATGGATACCGGATAACTTAAACGGAGGTCATCTGGATTATTTCTTCTGGCTCTTGGCCGGACTC